Genomic window (Lycium barbarum isolate Lr01 chromosome 2, ASM1917538v2, whole genome shotgun sequence):
ATCGCGTCCACCTAGCTTAAAccacttcaaataagaattatgaATAAATTTCTAGAATAtgtatatccttcaggaatttaaAATTCTTCAAGAACTTTCACATAAATTTTGTCATGTGACAATATCCATTAATAGTTAAATGCGTGACATTTTCTATAGTCTGGACTAAAGGTCCAATAAACTTGAAGCTTATCAAAATGCATCATTTCACTTGGTAATAATGTCTATGTTAGCATGCTTTGTAGATGTAGAATTCATATCCTCATAAATCTTTTccaatattgcgctatattgtaccaaagatatcgtctatgatatatcatttgtatcggtttgcaatgtgacataacttattgagatctcatcgcTTTCATTATTTCtaggtacctaaacctctcacatggtttcatgaagtgttatgtcgtatgctcttcaagagcacatcaGGTTTTTATTATGATCAgtttgatcatttgctcctctcccTTTTCAAGGATTATTCCATTTGGAatcgattggtctaccatgcttcatgcatgttgtagactctgtcctttaGGGACATCAATTTTGATAGAAGCATTTTACAACTAAAAAATGACATTAGTTCTAGGTCAGTAAATGCTCctagcatttgacttgaattatctttgAATGAGGATCATTTTAGTGATAATTTACAACATATTTCATAGCTGCTTATTcctcccccttatgttagaaaaactaacatatattcCCTATTTTCTTTGGGAAACCCATCTTTGTGATCGTGCTAGATTAATTGATTATATACAGCACACCAAAAGCTATTAGATGGAAAATATTTGGTTTCTAACTTTGAACCAATGCAgtgggagaatttatcataatttattgatctaatgttgttgtatgcaacatatcatatttcagaccAACATATGAAGCTTTATTCTCATAAAcaatggtttagctatttatCAGAGGTATTCAACGCCAAATCAGCTTGGATATAAACCAACATTAacaagatgaattatcttgattacTTTGATTACATAATATGAAAATAGTATTcttaactcaattattttgagaaAGTAACTTTGCATATATCAAATTTCGGATTGACAATAAATGCACATATGACTGTCTtatcgatgcatctatttaagaattcacataacaggtgaacgggcccatattcaaCTATTATATTTTTTCAGAATTTAGGAAATTCAATGGCAGCATTAGCCAGTATAATCAACTAATCACGAGAACAAGCAAcaaaaataaattcttgaagaatcttctagttcttcaatatatgtcaaatactcattctgcacatcatatttgaattGAAATGGCCTAACCGCTCATGCcaactaataaaattatttatactagtaaacttcaagtttaccatgtcatgtactatttgttttagtaaacttctggtttctTATGACatgaattattattattttgtaccaataaacttctggtttaccgtGACATGTGATTTGATCATGCTTATATTTGTATAGTACAATTTGGAGAATAAATAGGGTAACCATTCACATACATATTTCTTACCCACTATaattttgaagatatttaatcCTCCAATAATTTGTAGCTTCAATACGATAGccatttactttagtaaacttcgggtttactacaACTTGTGTTTCAATCATAACATCTTCGTATATTACAATCTAGAACGAATGACATAATACTATATAAGCTCTTCAGGAGCCTTTAATTATTCTTCATAATCACATATTGTTTGGACAATACTAGTCCCATGATCTTCTAGATAAATAGTTAGCTCTACTAGATAAATTTGTATCATTTTGCCTTAGAATGATACATAATAAAAGTATCCAAGACGATTTTGTCAtgctcgaaccatggcctgggagtaACACTGTAACGAcctgcttggtcgttatagtcttttcggtactTTTTGACCTTTCCCCAagcttgttagctcacttttgatctGAGAGGACCGTTGACAAACTtctcgaggtgtttagatttgatttagGTGACTTCTTGGGAAAATTGGGGTTTAAgcaaaaaaagagttgactcaaagttgactattgggtaaacggacctttttcgaaaatctgtCAATTTCGAGAGTTCTGGATGGTCTTTTTGAACTTGTATGTATAttcggttcagttcccaatgcactcgggtgcattttgggactcgAGTTGGGAAGTTGATATTGagatatcgggggttgactcggtcaacgagacctctgttggaaattctgaggccacgagggTGTTCGTAgtatgtttttatgtgtgtctgtgtgcGTGGTATGTGAGAAGATGGCTTCAGGagatagtcgggatttcgggttgagattgtGATTATTTTGGGGAAATCTAGTTCTGGTGCCCGCTATAGTGGCACCGGTACCGCATCAGCGGCACCGCCATAGCGGTTGCCAGGACGCTTCAATTTGTGTGTTGACAGTCGTGGGGTTTGAGTGGTCATCAaggcgggaccgctgcagcagtcCTGTTGCCACAGAAGCGGTATCGGGCTGATTAATTCATTAACTGAtcattaaaagccctaagtccctcatttctTATTATTTTTACCCTCATTTCTTATTATTTTTACTTTACAGTTTTTGAGAGCTTTTCAAGTGATTCTTGGGGGAagctcttggtggtaagttcttctaattcCTTTACCTTTCCATTatccttaatcaccttagaattccTTTATCATGATACTTCATTAAGTATTGGATGATTTAAAATAGGGTTTCTTGGGTTCTtccttctaggcttctaaatcatgatttattGTTTGGGTTAGCTCTATTAAGCATGGAATTAATGATTAGAACCTATTATAGCAtgattcttcctaattagtggctaaattatgggATTGGAGGTTAGGGTTATAcacaaatttgggggtttttcctagaatccgaacttgagtaaattgttggttcttctagctttatattgatgggaattgatcacatagagctttaatttcattttgagacctttagattcctaatttcactcttttagttcataaaccatattccataggttggggatttgggtcttgtagggtttgtttgatgttcttcttgattctaattccattaTTCGGATatgttagactttcattatctcgaggctcaaaggtaAGGGAAGACGAAGTAGAGattgttggagactttgttgttcggccttccaggtaggttacggtttaccttatggtgagacttcaattagcgaagcatatgtttagatgatattgtcggagaatgcatgtaagccttggggtacgaagttgggatggatattgtcgtaggttgggccttgttgtatgatttgggccTAGCCACCCCGCTGTGTTGTTGACTCATCTTAATGTATTTACTTAAGGCTCGTTGATATATTGATACTTGTGGCTATTGATATATCATGGATTTAATATTGCGGTACGTACTCGTTCGATAGATAAGAATGGTGATTTATTGtgacttattgtgtagccttattattgatgttacttgtgtgccatgtgtggtattGTTTCAGATTATATTGGTTGTTCATATcacatttcatcatattcatacgcATTTCCACGATACATTGATGTAGGCATAGTTCTGGTACTGATGATCatatgtgagagagtgtagcTTCCGAGGTTTCTGTCGGaaagcgtaaaagagagatgagtgttcgTTGCCCTAGGTTTCTTGTAGGGAATGATGGAGTGTCTGATGCTGGAGGTCTTTGTCGGGATCGTAAGAGTGtgctcgtgatctgaggtcatATTCCGAAGCGAGCGGTACATGGAGTTCGCgagtcccccataggtcatgatCACCAAGACGTGGAGTTATTCCGTCTGGAACATGTTGTACAAAGCTGCATATGCGTTGCATCCatcctacatacattattgcattacattgtatcttggtttatgttggttgttgtgatacTACTGCGATATATTGATTCGAATtgctatactgagacttggcataaTTGGAATTAGATGctacaacataggtgatgacttgtaccgtggatatagcttattgttgacttgtacttgttagtttatgtgtttatcttactttgtcgtctttatatatgttagctagtcttagtcggcctatgatacctactaatacttgttgtttgtactgacctactcTTGCTGAATTcgtttatgaatgtagagttccAGGTGGGTTCGATCTCTTCACCTCGTGGCTGGTAGTAGTTCAAGGGTTGTTGTTtggagtcttacagggtgagcacgaggacgttcgccgacttgaagattcttcttttatttatgtcttatttgatattctgagacatattaaGACTACTGATGTATCTTTATTACTTCCAGACTTGTAGGTTTtagttagaggctcttgtatggttagaccagaATTCTGGGGTGTATTTCTACTGTTTCCGCTTTCTTTCATGAGACTTCCGTTATCCTActttcttccgcttatttattatCTATTTATGTCTTTTATGAGATGTTGGGTTAGGgattcgcctaccaaggtgggtgCCTTtatgattgggtcgtgacaaacatggcactcggtgccttgctacATGTGACCGAACGAATCACATGACTTTCTAAATTAACGTAGAGCATGAACTGACGCGGAATACATATTAAAACGTGAATAGTCTAAATAACATGAGTCATCATAATACTAATGAAAATACTGTTTAAACATGAAGTGGAAATAGTCTAAAAATATAATAAGTACTGAGTCAATGAACTAGTTTATAAAACCTCTgccatgagtctgactgctaaactatttactgggacaaggccctcggcatatcttaaatgcataactgacatgaaaataaataaagataacaccccgaatagaatagggctcaccaaaagctgatacgagcaatggtCCTAACGGGCAGATCCGTCGTCCTATAAGTCAgaaattgtactggtatgtaaagcaattgtactggtatgtaaaacaactgaatgaaataaacatggcacataAAATAGTAGAACTGAAATTGAAACTGtatctgtaagctgaacatgaacatgaacatgagtatcatctaacatgaatatatatatatatttatatatataacatgagtaaaacattttaagtgggagagcctcAGTATAATCGATGTGTAACCACCACGTAAGTATGTGGCATCTGATATCTTCCCGACCAGCTAAGCCATCTTATATCTtgtcggggtacaagacatgaacatgacatgaatggttCCAATAACctgcaatgggtaaacatgaaggaatcatcctaactgggcggagcgatccttatcctatgctggcatacgtagtttcaagTTGTCTGAGCCTGCTCGGTAatatgtgcaactcccaaaaacatgaacatggatataactggcttagtagcccatggattatataaacatgattcgtgattgtattataACTTGAAGATAgtatatagtataacttgtatgaaaacatagaAGCATGTAGAATTTCATGAAGTTAAGCATAAtaattcatatcttgcatttaacaaaccatggaatgcaaagcatgggtattcatggattacggacggattcttaACAACCAAAATGGAATGTCAAGAATGTAATAACGAATCAGTAATACAAACATGTTATAGCATGATACTTGTAACTTAGGGTTATTTATGAATTATAATAGATACCCTAGGTTTATGGAACTTCGAGTTTTCGTGGATGAACGTGGCGTggagaagaacaatgatgttcccacacgtggatagaaaccctacatagcTTAATCACTCCAAAACTCGTAATAGAACTTGTATCTTGAAGAAGGATTCCAAAAGCTTGAACCTTgagccttgagatgggttttcttgaaaatcctaagttaggaacaatgaattctatttagaaatcatgaatacatgttagaattcacttggaaggtttggaataggcttaccttagtaTTTTAATGGTAGGAGAAGAGAACCTTTATGTTAGGGCTTAAACCgatgaaaaatagaataaaagacTGAAAACACATATTTATATTGTTCCCCGCATCGGCCATTGTATGGGCACCAAATACGGTTCGTATATAATTATACGGTCACAAGTACGGTCTGTACTTCAATGTACGGTCTATATAATCCGATCGTATTTCAATGGGCAATTTCCAAAAACTAAGATATTTTCTCATGAGATTTACGGAAAGAAAGTACAACCCGTACTTAgaagtacggtccgtataaataggaCATATTTTACTTTGGCACATTCTAGTAGCTAGAGATTTTCCATGCATCGATACGGGCCACAAGTACAGTCCGTATTAATTTATACGAAGGGAAGTACGGTCTGTAAAAaaatatacggtctgtataactgatCGTAAAACCGGTACTTCATTGAACTGAAACAAATTTAATTCTAACACTCCCCGTATGGTTTTTTAAGTCCCCGAATCATGAACATAGCTTAGTTTAAAGGTATGAGGTGTTGCAGATTTGACCTACGACAGGGAAGTGCAGCAATGACCTTCATACCACAAAATTACATTTATATCATTTGTTATTTTATCTCTTCAGGAGGTGtgttgtggtatttcttcattcacttctAGGAATAAAAGTTGGTCATTTAGATGAGCTTCATACATAATTTTCAATAGCTCATTATTTCTCTCAACCACAAGAACACACTGCTTCAATGTGTTTCTCAAACCTTTTTCTGCTTGTCAAAAGTCATACCAATACTTCTAGACCACCAAAATACATATAGAATAATTCATTAGTAGTACATCCCAACACTTTAAGAAAATTGCAGCAAATTAAATACAAATATTTCCTTCGTTATTTTGCCACCTTACCTTAAGTAGTTCCGAAGCttggagaaaaataagaaaaaccgTTACATGCATTATAAATTCACAACGGATTTGGGGGAGAAATTTCATTATTTTACTACTTTAGAAGTAAATTTCACAGTTGAACTTTTTAGAGAGTAAAGTTCAAAGcgttactacttcaggagtaaaattcAAAGTCTAATCACTTCAGGAATAATTTTTAAAGTTTTACTACAATAGGAGTAAGTTTTAAAGTTGTACTACTTTGTGCGTAAATTTCAAATTcttactacttcgagagtaaatttCAGGATTCTAgtacttcgggagtaaatttcAAAGTTAACCTCATCGGGAGTAATTTTCAAAGTTTATTTAGAATGTTTCTTcacaattattctacctctttcAGAGGTGAGTCGTGATAACTTCACAACCAAGTCCACGTCTGTATTTATAAGTTTTACtaaatattatcacattcacttcaaggAATGGATCTGCATttataaaatattatatttatttcaggaGTTGGACATGCTTCAACCACATCAATTTATAATAACTTATAACCTCTTTCAAGATGTTGCTATTTCAGGAGCAAATCAAAGCATGCATATGATGTAGAAAATTTGCTCTAATATAGCTTCAATAATAATCATAACAAACTTATGAAATTATTACCACTGCAGGTGGAATTTGTGACATGCGTCAACACAATAATGAAATAATTTGTTTACAATAACTAAAACACATGACTTGCAATATCAGATAAAACTCATTTTGTTTTAAGAGGCCTTCCATTAGGTCATTATTAAGAATGCTTCACAAAATAATTAATAAGAAAATACCTTAGTAAAATCATGTTCAAGTGGGATAAGATACCACTTACCAGATGTATTTAGGCACAAAGTAGCAAAGAATGAGACATGACTTTACCAACGTCCACATCagcttgatgtattgtgatgcttttCATTCTCTTCATGGGGAAATTGTACACCGACAGAGTTTGATTCTATGAAGAGAAAATTAGAGATTCGTGCTGACAacatgttataaaataataataccAAAAGGCGAATAATGTAAGGAAAGATAGAAGGGAGGAGAttaaagagagaagagaggagatTATTTTATTTCTCTTGAGGGATGAATTTACAATGAAGGATAACTTTTATATTTATAGAGAAAAACTGACTTGAACTCAAAGTCACTAACTCTAATTTTTCTCTTAAAGATAGAAATTAACAATAATAAATATATCTATAACTGTTATTGATATGTGTTGAGACTTTTTTTATGATTATTGTGTTCTCGTCTGTTTCATCATTATTGATATCCGTAGGTTAGAGGGTTTGCTCAGCAGAGTACTAGCCCGTTGGATATCATGTCGTTGTCTAGATACAAAATTTGAATAATAACAATTACTTGATCTTTAGAGTTTAATAATAAATTATTCTACATCATATATATGATCATCGGGAGAAATGTATTTTTAACCCTttacaaatctttttttttagttttatttatGATCTTTTCACAAGAGACCGTCATTTTTCACACATAAAAGATCTAGAAAAAAACACACATAAGAGATctaaaaatgtcatttttttctATTCAAATCGTAAGAGATAAGAGATTTCATTTTCTCATGATTAGAGGTGTAACCTAGTGATCCATAAACCTAGCGATCTATCAAATGAGTACTTGTTTAATATTGGGTCAATTCAGCCACAAGAATTATTAACTTTTTCCAAAACAATTTTACATTTTATTTCAAACTCAGTGTTTAATTATGAGAACTACAACTTGGAGTTCGAGTCGGAATTTGAAAAAGCGCTGAAACGTGTTTTTTAACTTCATCTTAATAAATTTCAAATGAAGTGCACTCCTCTTttttgcaaaaagtataaccacACAACTACATCTTCACCCCAACTTCAAGTAAAAGATATttgaaatctatggccaaacacctacttagCAAAAACAGAAATGGGAGATACTAATATTCTATAAAATAATAGAGGTACACAAAAAGTGGCCCAGAAATCTCCGTGACCAAACAAAGCATAATATCTAGGGACAAGTGAAAAGTCACATAGTAAAACAATCCAAGGACAATAGTGGAAAGGTTGCCAAAATAGTCAAAAGTAAGTGTATTGTTCTGTTCTTAATACTCTTTAACACCAACTGTCTTGCTAAAACTGATGTGTGTGACTAGCAAAATCTGTCTACCAAAAACTATGCAACCTGATTATATATAGACATACATTTACTTTTGTTGAATAAATAAATAGACAAGTTCAAAATATTCAATACTAAAACAAAGCTTTACTACCCATATACCCAATTTTACTAGGCCACCAAATCCAAATAATCAAGAAATTAGATAACCACCACAATCACTAGGTTTTCAAAGAAAAATTGCAAAAAATCACTCACCGCAAACATTGTCAGATTCATGAAGAAACACATTTTTAAACTTTCAAGTTTAATTTAGAACAAACACAGGCAAGCAAATGATTCCTGTACCTGACAACGATTCTCTCGACAATACATTTCTAACTACTGCATTGACATCAAACGAAATTATAAGGTATTCATTTAGGAACTTCAATCCCCATCAATTCATAGTGTAGATCCTTGATAATCAATCCCACTAGCAAAAATACCAAACTTACTTGAGGAAATAGAGTTGAGTAGGAAAAAGTAGATGAAAATAACACTGAAACAAAGCTAAACACATTGACATATAAGTCTAACAATCCACTATAAATACGCTAACATTAATCAAAAGAATCCCGTTGCACCACATGGAGAGATCCTCTATGGGGACTTGTTCCGATCAGCGGTACTGCAATACAAATCAAAAGAGATCAATCACCTGCCTAAAGGTGAATAAATAGACAGAAACAAATGAAaagtaataaaaaatcaaaatgaACTAAATAGTCGGTGAATCATTTGAAATCAGGTATTGAGAAATTACTGACCAATCAAATGATTTTTGGTAAATCAGAAATGCTATGAAAACAAACTTTGAGGGTGTTCTTTATACCGAGACAGGTCCTAAGGAGCCATATCATTAATGAAATGGCTACAACCATAAGCTAGGAAAATCTTCAAGTAATTCATAAGGTAAATTAGATGACCATGGCATTGATTTCCAAAGCAGGTATCCATATTTCCATGTTCCTATTGCGATTTAGTTGCAAACATAAGGGTGAACTAAAAAGTTAGTATAATATGTAATTACCTTAATGAAGCCAATTTCCTTTGCATTGCTGCGGAAGCACTGCCTGCAGCACATGAGTCCATACTTCCTAATAATTGCATGTGGATTGCCACACACACGGCTGCATAAACACCAAGAATTCAATATTTTCAGGAAACACTCTTAACATGAGAGTAAATCCAACTAAAAGAACCGAATATATATCCAGAGGTACCATCCAACTAGAGGAAGCTAAAAGGAATGAATAAATATATGTAGGTACATTGTCTAGCACTGCTGAGTGATAGTCATAGTAATACTCAAAATAGAAGATATCATGAAAACAAAAACTCGCAAACCACAAATCTGATTCATTTCTAGTGAAAATTCACCTCCAAAATTTCAACAAGCTCATCTTGCCAAAGCAAATCAAAGTCCCACTTAGGCAAACTTACAAGGAATTAAACCATATCCAAAATACAGTGTCTTGAGTAATACTCCTAATTTTcatcaaattaaaagaaaaaagcgAAAGCCAAAACTTGCAAAAGCACACATCTGATTCATTATCATAAGCAGTAgaaatataacacttaatagcAGATATTAGAATCTCAAACTCTTAACACATTCTAAACCAGATCACAGGACAATATTTTACAGGAGGAAAGAAAGAACATATACAGGAATGAATTAAACagctataaaaaataaaaataaatactataaACACAAATCACTTGGAAAATTTTTATCAGCACTCTATGTTCAATTACAAATCCATTCACTCCATAAGCTACCAACTCTAGAAAAAAAAGGCATACCATCATATCAGTATAACACtagggtcgtttggtttgaagacAAATTATGCTGGAATTAGTTATCATGGTATTATTTCTTATTGACTGTCTGGGTTGTTATATTAAAAATAGTcatttgtttacaaaaataccctccacctTATGTAGTAGAAAGGGTTTGAGGGACATCAAGGGTATTTGTGTCATTTTCATTGTTTTATCCGGGGATAACTTATCATGGTACTATTATTCCACCATCTGGTAGGGATATTCTATACCACATCACGGGACTAGTAACCAAACAAGGGATAAGACAGTACTATTTATGCTTGTCCAGCATACCAAACGATCCCTACACAAGTACCAATTTTATCTGATCAATCTAAAGACCTCAATTTTTATAAAGGCATTCACTGTGATAGCTCATATTGACATCATGGCACATAACAATCTGGAAGAAATTCAGGCTCTTATGTGAAAAATCATAGAGTTCATACATAAAATGGTAAACAACAAAGTCTCTTGAATAATTCAATTAAAAAGTCACATCAGATCTCTCTCTTTCATCTTCTTATAATTCCAGAAAACAACATTACTCTAGCTTTTATTTTCAAGTTTACATTTTAACACCACTTAAATCAAAAAGGGTCAGACCACCGatgaaagaaaaaaacaaaaataactgAATCTCAAGGTATAGttcaagaaggaaaaaaaatcaagaaaacagATAGGAAAAACTAGTAGTGATTTAATGAAAAGAAAGATTACCAGGTCCTAGAACCGGGGCCATAGTTCTTAGGGTGAGCGTTCCATATGTTggagtgacccatctttcttcccaAGCAAAAGGCTGCGCTTTCTAATAGTATCAATAAACCCTAATCACTCAAGATCTCTCCTTCACTTGTTTAAACGCTTGCGAAGAGAGAGACAAATATATAGGCTTTAGTTTGGGCCCTTGTGCGGTAACACGTTGAATTGGATGTTAACAACTTTAATAAAAGAGTAGTATATTTGAATTAATAATATACTATAAAAAGTATGTTTGGAATCAAAATATAATGAGGATATATTTAGCCTTTTCCATATatagagtctgtttggatgagcttaaaaaaaAGTAGCTTATAAATTGAAAATAGCAGGCTCAATTATTTTTGgatttattttaagcataaaatgactttaagctagccagccaaacactcaaaaaagctaaaaatagcttataagctgttttcagcaattTATAAGCTAATCCAAATGGGCTCATAATAATTAAGAAGTTTTACTTTAGGGCAAGCTGTTTTCAGCAATTTATAAGCTAATCCAAATGGGCTCATAATAATTAAGAGGTTTTAGTTTAGGGCCCAGGGGCATTCatggattttttttcttttttctttttgatctTCTTGTATCAAGTAGGCGTTTCGCAATAGGATTTAGAAATCTAATTTCATATTTTAATGGGAAAAGGATCAAATTTACCCTTTAAGTATGATTTATAGTTCAAATTTTTCCTTTATAGTTCAAATTTGCCCTctgtcaaagtttgggatcaaatttgccctcctcgttaggatacttgataaatttgccctTATATAGATGGAAGTCTGACTTGAACTTCACAACACTAAAAAAATTAGTCACGTCGGATCCACATAGACTCCATGCACGTAGACTCCCAAACCCAATTCTCTTTTTAACCCATTTCCTAATCCCAATTTTCTTAACCCATCTCCACAACCCTAGTTCATTTTATTTTAGAAAGAGAGGGAACTCAAGAGAGAACCGAAGGGCAATCAACGATATTGTTCTTCATCGAAAAGGGTCATCAGTTGGTTTATAAATTGTTGTCAATTTGCAGTCTTGGAACATCTTTTTTCATTTTGCTAATTAGTAGCAACATGAAAATATAGTGAATATGGCATATTTAGATTGACCTAGACATCTATTTACCTATGCCTTTATTATAACATAGATTACTGTATATTTTTAATT
Coding sequences:
- the LOC132626951 gene encoding small ribosomal subunit protein uS14z/uS14y/uS14x, with protein sequence MGHSNIWNAHPKNYGPGSRTCRVCGNPHAIIRKYGLMCCRQCFRSNAKEIGFIKYR